A single Candidatus Liberibacter asiaticus DNA region contains:
- a CDS encoding HaeIII family restriction endonuclease, which yields MDYPCNKEYFKTISTVFGKLGDMRAQNIFLKDIKDKDIIFYLHILIAFEKVIDYLL from the coding sequence ATGGATTACCCTTGTAACAAAGAATACTTTAAAACTATTTCAACTGTTTTCGGTAAACTAGGAGATATGCGAGCACAGAATATCTTTCTTAAAGATATCAAGGACAAAGATATAATCTTTTATCTCCATATTTTAATCGCTTTCGAAAAAGTAATTGACTATTTATTATGA
- a CDS encoding efflux transporter outer membrane subunit — protein MNILRAIFSLFIVLLAGCTVGPEYTKPHMPLLPTQFSIGNSKNLINIDTLKWWESFNDTSLNKLVKIALQQNLTILQATERINAAKENILSVRADLFPSSYASISHRFIPNLKTNSTGQLDSDWKIDLFGQRRHIESSLANLDSAYAQVDIAKLNVISKLIPSYIDARHFKERISIAHQILDLYKKNIELSHLKFTQGATSKLSLVKLEAEIKSIESDIPTLEKSFRMNVHNISTLLGYPATEFLHYMQKQSNNFQPNLYIPINIGIPADLIRNRPDIRYQEKKLADSVAKIGIAKSDLYPSLSLNGSIALTHDNSFPGYNTHWSFGPKLYLPIFDKGKIKSNIRRAESSAQEQYITWQETVLNAIKEVENALTSINEDKKIVTKLQHAVELHKKSMSLSMINYRQGRYSLLDILDIERATAKVEVDLSIAKRQLAKSYVDLYIAIGSGYNP, from the coding sequence ATGAATATTCTACGAGCCATTTTTTCTCTTTTTATTGTATTGCTGGCAGGATGCACAGTGGGTCCCGAATATACAAAACCTCACATGCCACTATTACCCACACAATTTTCTATAGGCAATTCAAAAAACCTAATCAATATAGACACGCTCAAATGGTGGGAATCATTTAACGACACTTCCCTTAATAAACTTGTCAAAATCGCCCTACAACAAAATCTCACAATACTTCAAGCAACAGAACGCATAAATGCCGCAAAAGAAAATATTTTATCTGTCAGAGCTGATCTTTTCCCTTCTTCATATGCCTCAATATCTCATCGCTTTATACCTAACTTAAAGACTAATTCTACAGGACAATTAGATTCTGATTGGAAAATTGATCTATTTGGACAAAGGAGACACATAGAAAGCTCCCTAGCAAACCTTGATAGTGCATATGCCCAAGTGGATATAGCAAAACTCAATGTTATTTCCAAATTAATACCATCATATATAGATGCACGTCATTTCAAGGAAAGGATATCCATTGCTCATCAAATATTGGATTTGTACAAAAAAAATATAGAATTAAGTCACCTTAAATTCACCCAAGGAGCCACATCAAAATTATCTCTTGTGAAACTAGAGGCAGAAATAAAATCAATTGAATCCGACATACCTACCCTCGAAAAAAGCTTCCGTATGAACGTGCATAACATCTCTACTCTTCTTGGTTATCCCGCTACTGAGTTTTTACATTACATGCAAAAGCAATCTAATAATTTTCAACCGAATTTATATATACCCATTAATATCGGAATCCCCGCAGATCTGATTCGAAACAGGCCAGATATTCGCTATCAAGAGAAAAAGCTCGCTGATTCTGTAGCTAAAATAGGTATAGCTAAATCCGACCTCTATCCTTCCCTTTCATTGAATGGTTCCATCGCCCTTACACACGACAATAGTTTTCCCGGATATAATACCCATTGGTCTTTTGGTCCAAAACTATACCTACCAATTTTTGATAAGGGAAAAATAAAATCTAACATACGTAGAGCTGAGTCTTCTGCACAAGAGCAGTACATCACATGGCAAGAAACAGTATTAAATGCTATCAAAGAAGTTGAAAATGCACTGACATCTATTAACGAAGATAAAAAAATTGTTACAAAACTTCAACATGCCGTGGAACTACATAAAAAATCTATGTCACTATCAATGATCAATTATCGTCAAGGGAGATATTCCTTACTCGATATATTGGATATAGAACGTGCTACTGCAAAAGTAGAAGTTGATTTATCTATTGCCAAAAGACAATTGGCAAAGAGCTATGTAGATCTTTATATCGCTATTGGAAGTGGATATAATCCGTAG
- the hisS gene encoding histidine--tRNA ligase, with amino-acid sequence MRGNMGKKTKLRAELPRGFADCPTKEIRIRNRILDSIRNIYENYGFDPIETPLLEYSDSLGKFLPDEDRPNKGVFSLQDDDGQWISLRYDLTAPLARYVAENFDTIVFPCRTYRIGPVFRNEKHGPGRFRQFIQCDVDNVGSSAETADAEMCMMMADTLEAVGIKRNDYHIGINNRKILDGILEKIGLHGDDKLNERLIVLRAIDKLDKFGLQGVKLLLGEGRTDNSGDFTKGANLTSEQIDIMVSFLSIDLEKSMHELYELVKGTIAGEKGFNELVVISELVRKSGYNSNRIKISSTIVRGLEYYTGCVYEAILGFPVMNEKQKPVVFGSVGGGGRYDGLVSRFKGQNVPATGFSIGISRLIVALKSLESSTNNIKEMGPVLITTMDHDSDSLSKYQMYTQMLRTAGIRAEMFLGSSKNFGNQLKYADRRNCPLAIIQGTGERSRGMLQIKDLAKGKELSREIKNNESWREARVAQITIPISELVSTVKKILQENKEEI; translated from the coding sequence ATGCGAGGAAATATGGGAAAAAAAACAAAATTAAGAGCAGAATTACCTCGTGGATTCGCTGATTGCCCAACGAAAGAAATCCGTATTCGCAATAGAATTCTTGATTCCATTCGCAATATATATGAAAATTATGGTTTTGATCCTATTGAAACGCCTTTGTTAGAATATTCTGATTCCTTGGGAAAGTTTCTTCCCGATGAAGATAGACCCAATAAAGGCGTTTTTTCTCTTCAAGATGATGATGGTCAGTGGATTAGCTTGCGTTATGATCTTACTGCCCCTTTAGCACGCTATGTTGCGGAAAATTTTGACACAATAGTTTTTCCATGCCGCACATACCGTATTGGTCCTGTATTCCGCAATGAAAAACACGGCCCCGGAAGATTTAGACAATTTATACAATGTGATGTGGATAATGTCGGCTCTTCAGCAGAAACAGCCGATGCTGAAATGTGTATGATGATGGCAGATACTCTGGAAGCTGTGGGGATTAAACGCAATGATTACCACATTGGAATCAATAATCGCAAAATACTTGATGGTATCTTAGAAAAAATTGGCTTGCATGGTGATGATAAGCTCAATGAGCGATTAATCGTCCTGCGTGCAATTGATAAACTCGATAAATTTGGACTACAAGGAGTCAAATTATTACTGGGAGAAGGACGTACAGATAACTCAGGAGACTTCACGAAAGGAGCTAATCTTACATCTGAACAAATTGACATAATGGTGTCTTTTCTTTCCATCGATCTTGAAAAATCAATGCATGAGTTGTACGAGTTAGTTAAAGGCACTATCGCTGGAGAAAAAGGATTTAACGAACTCGTTGTAATTAGTGAACTTGTTAGAAAATCTGGATACAATTCAAATCGCATTAAAATATCTTCTACCATTGTCAGAGGTCTTGAATATTATACGGGATGTGTTTATGAAGCCATCTTAGGATTTCCTGTAATGAATGAAAAACAAAAACCTGTAGTCTTTGGATCTGTTGGAGGTGGTGGTCGTTACGATGGACTTGTATCACGCTTTAAGGGACAAAACGTGCCTGCGACTGGTTTTTCTATTGGAATTTCACGCTTGATCGTTGCTTTGAAGAGTCTTGAAAGTTCCACGAATAATATAAAAGAAATGGGTCCAGTACTCATAACCACTATGGATCATGATAGTGATAGCTTGAGCAAATATCAAATGTACACACAAATGTTACGCACAGCTGGCATACGCGCTGAAATGTTTCTAGGATCTTCTAAGAATTTTGGGAATCAATTGAAGTACGCCGATCGACGCAATTGTCCTCTTGCTATCATTCAAGGAACAGGCGAACGATCCCGGGGAATGTTACAGATTAAAGACCTAGCGAAAGGAAAAGAGCTCTCGCGCGAAATAAAAAATAACGAGTCTTGGCGTGAAGCACGCGTAGCTCAGATCACAATTCCTATTTCTGAATTGGTGTCTACTGTCAAAAAAATATTGCAAGAAAATAAGGAAGAAATATAA
- the murA gene encoding UDP-N-acetylglucosamine 1-carboxyvinyltransferase codes for MDRIKIIGGNKLNGTIAISGAKNASLPVMIASLLTSETLTLENIPDLADVKLLIRILRSHGVEILSDSSYNDQNKSYSSTMHFRCRHIVDLTGSYDLVSKMRASFWVIGPLLAREGYARISLPGGCAIGTRPVDLFVDSLKSLGVVIKIDGGYVDARVSSKGLRGTSYTFPKVSVGATQVMMMVASLSHGDTSIYNAAREPEVVDLAHCLNSMGAKISGMGSSTITIQGVTSLSGTRHRILPDRIEAGTYAMAVAMTGGDVILKMTDSSLLKTVFKVMRQTGVDIDIIDEGIRVRWNGEKLRPVDVITAPFPGFPTDLQAQFMAMMCCAAGISHITETIFENRFMHVQELVRLGARISLSGQTARVEGVQGLRGAPVMATDLRASVSLVIAALAAQGETEISRVYHLDRGFECLEKKLSRCGALIQRIKG; via the coding sequence ATGGATCGTATAAAGATTATAGGGGGAAATAAACTAAATGGTACTATTGCAATTTCTGGGGCAAAAAACGCTTCTCTGCCAGTAATGATAGCATCATTGCTCACAAGTGAAACGTTAACATTGGAAAATATTCCGGATTTAGCAGATGTCAAGCTTCTTATCCGTATTTTAAGATCTCATGGAGTTGAGATTTTAAGTGATAGTTCATATAATGATCAGAATAAAAGTTATTCTTCCACAATGCACTTTAGGTGTCGTCATATAGTTGATTTAACAGGATCATATGATCTTGTTTCAAAGATGAGAGCTAGTTTTTGGGTCATTGGTCCCTTGTTAGCACGAGAAGGATATGCACGTATATCCTTGCCCGGTGGTTGTGCCATTGGTACGCGTCCTGTTGATTTGTTTGTAGATTCATTAAAATCTTTAGGTGTTGTGATAAAAATTGATGGTGGTTATGTAGATGCTCGTGTTTCTAGTAAAGGATTGAGAGGAACGAGTTATACGTTTCCTAAAGTTTCTGTTGGGGCTACACAAGTTATGATGATGGTAGCTAGTTTGTCGCATGGAGACACATCTATTTATAATGCGGCCCGTGAGCCAGAAGTTGTAGACCTTGCTCATTGTCTTAATTCTATGGGAGCAAAAATTTCTGGAATGGGCTCTTCTACCATTACAATACAAGGGGTTACTAGTTTATCAGGAACACGTCATAGGATTCTTCCAGATCGAATTGAAGCGGGCACTTATGCAATGGCTGTGGCAATGACAGGAGGAGATGTCATATTAAAAATGACAGATTCTTCTTTGCTAAAAACAGTTTTTAAAGTAATGCGTCAGACGGGTGTGGATATTGATATTATAGATGAAGGTATTCGCGTACGCTGGAATGGAGAAAAATTAAGACCTGTTGATGTGATAACAGCTCCTTTTCCTGGTTTTCCTACTGATTTACAGGCACAATTTATGGCTATGATGTGTTGTGCTGCTGGTATTTCTCATATTACTGAAACTATCTTTGAAAATCGTTTTATGCACGTACAGGAACTAGTCCGACTTGGTGCTCGAATTTCTCTTTCAGGACAAACAGCAAGAGTCGAAGGAGTTCAAGGATTACGAGGAGCTCCTGTTATGGCAACGGATTTACGTGCTTCAGTTTCGCTGGTGATAGCAGCATTGGCTGCCCAAGGAGAAACAGAAATTTCTCGTGTTTATCATCTTGATCGAGGTTTTGAATGTTTAGAAAAAAAACTGAGCCGGTGTGGTGCTTTGATACAGCGTATTAAAGGGTAG
- the secD gene encoding protein translocase subunit SecD, giving the protein MRNNPWLVILYSMICCIGLLIALPNFLPQSMLDRFPSAMPKNRISLGLDLRGGSHLVLEVDEDDFVNGFLQMYSDELRSFLKKEGIGVFSMRQIQNKITLSFADSRFKENIADKVTLFLQGVNSKLNVDPKKNLLVTTTEKEISIVLSQNNIDQVISHAIEQSMEIIRQRIDQIGISESTIQRLGSHRILIQLPGEQDPSRLRQLLGTTAKMSFHKVLPNNSKKGFMFGVRFLRDSDGNQYLVEDKVEISGIHLNGATANFDPKTHKPVVDISFDEMGARRFFEVTRDNIGKPLAVVLDGRVLTAPVINQAIPSGKAQISGNFTIETAGILAAMLRAGSLPIKLNIVEERNVGADLGSDSIYKGTCAIVAGLVLIVLFMIVLYGKWGLVADFSIFLNVILTLALLSLLGATLTLPSIAGIVLGIGLAVDSNILVNERIREENRKNQSVFCSLDMGFSRAYSTIFDSNITALIATVVLFFFGGGAVRGFAITMGLSILISMFTAISIVRAMMIFIIRYKKMKSIDINPLSRFFLIPDCIAIQFMRARFWGVGISILFSICSICLLFTHGLNYGIDFKGGIQLGVLANRPVDLSVVRSNLESLQIGDISFQNFDGEKNFLVRLQYQPGDSVAQTRVLEMVKKKITEIVPLSTIQNTEIVGPKISRELIRKGIVGVIISAIAMLIYIWIRFKWYFALGAITTLILDITKTLGFFALFGIEFNLTAVAAVLTLIGYSVNDKVVVYDRMRKNMKLYTTSISFRDLIDKSINETLGRSVYTSMAAFISVLPMAVWGGSVIGSFAIPMAFGIVVAASSSIFIAAPILLFIYDWRAKNARI; this is encoded by the coding sequence ATGCGCAATAATCCTTGGCTTGTGATTTTGTATTCTATGATTTGTTGTATTGGATTGCTTATTGCTTTACCTAATTTTCTTCCGCAATCTATGCTAGATAGATTCCCTTCTGCCATGCCAAAGAATCGTATTTCTTTAGGTTTGGATTTACGAGGAGGATCTCATCTAGTCTTAGAAGTAGATGAAGACGATTTTGTTAATGGTTTTTTGCAAATGTATTCGGATGAATTACGCTCTTTTTTAAAGAAAGAGGGTATTGGCGTTTTTTCAATGCGTCAGATTCAAAATAAAATAACGCTTTCTTTTGCTGATTCTAGGTTTAAAGAGAATATTGCGGATAAAGTTACTTTGTTTCTTCAAGGTGTTAATTCTAAATTAAATGTAGATCCAAAAAAAAATTTGTTGGTTACTACTACTGAAAAGGAGATATCAATTGTATTAAGCCAAAATAATATTGATCAAGTAATTTCGCATGCGATTGAACAAAGTATGGAGATTATTCGTCAGCGTATTGACCAAATTGGTATTAGTGAATCAACGATACAGCGTTTAGGCTCACATCGTATACTTATTCAACTTCCAGGAGAACAAGATCCGTCGCGTTTGCGTCAATTGTTAGGCACAACGGCTAAAATGAGTTTTCATAAAGTCTTGCCAAATAATAGTAAAAAAGGATTTATGTTTGGTGTAAGGTTTTTGAGAGACAGCGATGGTAATCAATATCTCGTGGAAGATAAAGTTGAAATTTCTGGTATACACTTAAATGGTGCCACTGCTAATTTTGATCCTAAAACGCATAAACCAGTTGTTGATATTAGTTTTGATGAGATGGGTGCTCGTCGTTTTTTTGAAGTTACGCGTGATAATATAGGAAAGCCTTTGGCTGTAGTTCTCGATGGAAGAGTTTTAACTGCTCCTGTTATTAATCAGGCTATTCCTAGTGGTAAAGCACAAATATCTGGTAATTTTACGATTGAAACTGCGGGTATTTTAGCAGCAATGTTACGTGCGGGTTCTTTGCCCATAAAATTAAATATTGTAGAAGAGAGGAATGTTGGTGCAGATCTTGGCAGTGATTCCATTTATAAAGGGACATGTGCTATTGTAGCGGGATTAGTTCTTATCGTTCTTTTCATGATTGTTCTTTATGGAAAGTGGGGTCTCGTTGCTGATTTTTCTATTTTTTTAAATGTTATCCTCACTCTTGCGCTATTAAGCTTGTTGGGAGCTACTTTAACGCTTCCAAGCATCGCGGGGATTGTGCTGGGTATAGGATTAGCGGTTGATTCCAATATTCTAGTAAATGAGCGAATAAGAGAAGAAAATCGTAAAAATCAAAGTGTTTTTTGTAGTTTAGATATGGGGTTTTCTCGTGCGTATTCTACTATTTTTGATTCTAATATTACGGCTCTGATAGCCACTGTTGTTTTGTTCTTTTTTGGAGGTGGCGCAGTTCGTGGTTTTGCAATTACCATGGGTTTGTCAATTTTGATTTCTATGTTTACGGCAATCTCTATTGTTCGTGCTATGATGATCTTTATTATACGATACAAGAAAATGAAATCTATCGATATTAATCCTTTATCGCGATTTTTTTTGATTCCTGATTGCATTGCTATTCAATTTATGAGAGCGCGCTTTTGGGGAGTTGGAATTTCTATTCTTTTTTCCATTTGTTCCATTTGTTTATTGTTTACGCACGGATTAAATTATGGAATTGATTTTAAAGGGGGAATCCAACTAGGTGTACTCGCTAATCGGCCCGTAGATTTGTCCGTTGTGCGATCTAATTTAGAATCATTGCAAATAGGAGATATCTCTTTTCAAAACTTTGATGGAGAGAAGAACTTCCTTGTCCGGTTACAATATCAACCTGGGGATAGTGTTGCTCAAACTCGTGTTTTGGAGATGGTCAAGAAAAAAATAACAGAAATAGTCCCCTTGTCTACAATCCAAAATACTGAGATAGTAGGTCCGAAGATTTCGAGAGAATTAATAAGAAAAGGGATTGTAGGAGTTATAATTTCTGCAATTGCGATGTTAATTTATATTTGGATTCGTTTTAAATGGTATTTTGCTTTGGGTGCAATAACAACGCTGATATTAGATATAACCAAAACATTAGGGTTCTTTGCATTATTTGGCATTGAATTTAATTTAACGGCTGTTGCGGCGGTTTTGACGTTGATTGGTTATTCGGTTAACGATAAAGTTGTAGTATATGATCGGATGCGTAAAAATATGAAGTTGTATACAACTTCTATTTCTTTTCGTGACTTAATAGACAAGTCTATCAATGAGACTCTAGGGCGTAGTGTTTATACTTCTATGGCTGCTTTTATTTCTGTGTTACCTATGGCCGTTTGGGGTGGTAGTGTTATAGGAAGTTTTGCAATTCCCATGGCATTTGGCATTGTTGTAGCAGCATCTTCTTCTATTTTTATTGCTGCTCCAATATTGCTCTTTATATATGACTGGCGTGCTAAAAATGCTAGAATATGA